The following proteins are encoded in a genomic region of Hymenobacter siberiensis:
- a CDS encoding D-alanine--D-alanine ligase family protein, producing the protein MKIGIFFGGTSREREISFAGGRTVFDNLDKALFQPVPIFVDSLGQFILLDWQFIYKGTIRDFYPPVSSQPPSLHHLQVYIESLGELSHDEKFEAIAKVGRQVQPEQLPLLMDFAFLALHGPGGEDGAIQGMLEWLGIPYSGSGILPSAFGIDKIAQKKLLKALGQPTPDFRVITAEEWDRADHAATLAYLVRELGLPLVLKAPRQGSSIGVSILKTDDLAKFEAAIEKSLFRKTLTRTDWQRLGEQDKVAWVQHLTDIRDGIGLPVTLALNEELEGDNSSLSEATIYHPETLLFTLDQTFETADTIRLTNVDGETQVLVESFVAGREFSCIVVEDPNGLPLALPPTEIVKGEEMFDYRSKYLPGLARKITPIDLPEDKIQEIREACEEMFRTFGFQVYARLDGFVVEGNKVEGIGNTENGGAQSLSPIPSSPSTLFLNDPNTTSGMLPASFFFHQAAEIGLNPSQFLTYLIRTSLAARRRAGLRPVKLGALLAKLDAAVAGRQHEATERIRVAVIMGGYSSERHISVESGRNIFEKLSSSAKYAPVPVFLTGSAQEHQLYVLPVNVMLKDNADDIREKIEHAEAGEAPHPILARIRQEASQITSTYAGQALALPRRISFGELAGMVDEVFIALHGRPGEDGALQQELEKFGLPYNGSGVASSSVTINKFETNKRLRAAGLLVAEHRMATKLEWQADAESFYRSLETQFPYPFIAKPADDGCSSAVKKIKNRAELEAFSQLIFRTGEDLMPAPAGVLNLGFKEEFPRKEAFLVETLISRDGAAHFLEVTGGLLTSYDEDGLLDIEVFEASEALANGEVLSLEEKFLAGEGQNITPARYDADPAERQRISNEVKAVLHRVAEVLDIQGYARIDAFVRVRQEGEVEVLIIEVNSLPGMTPATCIFHQTALAGYTPYQFIDRILEFGKARAARVS; encoded by the coding sequence ATGAAAATCGGTATTTTTTTCGGAGGCACTTCGCGCGAGCGGGAAATTTCCTTCGCCGGCGGCCGCACCGTGTTTGATAACCTGGACAAGGCCCTGTTTCAGCCCGTGCCCATCTTCGTCGATAGCCTGGGGCAGTTCATTCTGCTCGACTGGCAATTTATCTATAAAGGTACCATCCGCGACTTCTACCCGCCGGTGAGCTCGCAGCCGCCGTCGCTGCACCATTTGCAGGTGTACATCGAAAGCCTGGGCGAGCTCAGCCACGATGAGAAGTTTGAGGCCATTGCCAAAGTGGGGCGGCAGGTGCAGCCCGAACAGCTGCCGCTGCTCATGGATTTCGCCTTTCTGGCCCTGCACGGGCCGGGTGGTGAGGACGGGGCCATTCAGGGCATGCTGGAGTGGCTGGGGATTCCATATTCGGGCTCCGGTATTCTGCCCTCGGCATTTGGCATTGATAAAATCGCGCAGAAGAAGCTGCTGAAAGCGCTGGGCCAGCCCACGCCCGACTTCCGCGTCATCACGGCCGAGGAGTGGGACCGCGCCGACCACGCCGCCACCCTCGCCTACCTGGTGCGCGAGCTGGGCTTGCCGCTGGTGCTGAAAGCGCCGCGCCAGGGCTCCAGCATCGGCGTGAGCATTCTAAAAACCGACGACCTCGCCAAATTCGAGGCCGCCATCGAAAAAAGCCTGTTCCGCAAAACCCTGACCCGCACCGACTGGCAGCGCCTGGGCGAGCAGGACAAAGTGGCCTGGGTGCAGCATCTCACCGATATCCGTGACGGCATCGGCCTGCCGGTGACGCTGGCGCTTAATGAAGAATTGGAAGGCGATAATTCTTCATTAAGCGAAGCGACCATTTACCACCCCGAAACCCTGCTCTTCACCCTCGACCAGACTTTTGAAACGGCCGATACCATCCGCCTGACCAACGTGGACGGCGAAACGCAGGTGCTCGTGGAAAGCTTCGTGGCCGGCCGCGAGTTCAGCTGCATTGTGGTGGAAGACCCCAACGGCCTGCCGCTGGCCCTGCCGCCCACCGAGATTGTGAAGGGCGAGGAGATGTTTGACTACCGCTCGAAATACCTGCCCGGCCTGGCCCGCAAAATCACCCCGATTGACTTACCGGAGGATAAAATTCAGGAAATCCGCGAGGCCTGCGAGGAGATGTTCCGCACGTTCGGCTTCCAGGTGTATGCCCGCTTGGATGGGTTTGTGGTTGAGGGGAATAAGGTAGAAGGGATAGGGAATACGGAAAATGGTGGTGCCCAATCCCTATCCCCTATACCCTCCTCCCCTTCTACCCTGTTTCTCAACGACCCGAACACGACTTCGGGCATGCTGCCGGCTTCGTTCTTCTTCCACCAGGCGGCCGAAATAGGGCTCAACCCGAGCCAGTTTCTGACTTACCTCATCCGCACGTCGCTGGCGGCCCGCCGCCGCGCCGGCCTACGCCCCGTGAAGCTGGGGGCGCTGCTGGCCAAGCTCGATGCGGCCGTAGCCGGCCGCCAGCACGAGGCCACCGAGCGCATTCGGGTGGCCGTGATAATGGGCGGCTACTCCTCGGAGCGTCATATTTCGGTGGAGAGCGGGCGCAACATCTTCGAGAAGCTCAGCTCGTCGGCCAAGTACGCGCCGGTGCCGGTGTTCCTCACCGGCTCGGCGCAGGAGCACCAGCTCTACGTGCTGCCCGTGAACGTGATGCTGAAGGACAACGCCGACGACATCCGCGAGAAAATTGAGCACGCCGAGGCCGGCGAGGCCCCGCACCCCATTCTGGCCCGCATCCGACAGGAAGCCAGCCAGATTACCAGCACCTACGCCGGACAGGCGCTGGCCCTGCCGCGCCGCATCTCGTTCGGGGAGCTGGCCGGCATGGTCGATGAAGTATTCATTGCCCTGCACGGCCGCCCCGGCGAGGACGGCGCGCTGCAACAGGAGCTGGAGAAGTTTGGTCTGCCCTACAATGGCTCGGGCGTGGCCAGCAGCAGCGTCACCATCAACAAGTTTGAAACCAACAAGCGCCTGCGTGCCGCCGGCCTGCTGGTGGCCGAGCACCGCATGGCCACCAAGCTGGAGTGGCAGGCCGATGCCGAAAGCTTCTACCGCAGCCTCGAAACGCAGTTTCCTTACCCATTCATCGCCAAGCCTGCCGACGATGGCTGCTCCTCGGCGGTGAAGAAAATCAAGAACCGCGCGGAGCTGGAAGCCTTCAGTCAGCTCATCTTCCGCACCGGGGAAGACCTCATGCCCGCCCCGGCCGGCGTGTTGAATCTGGGTTTTAAGGAGGAATTTCCGCGCAAAGAGGCCTTCCTGGTCGAAACGCTCATCAGCCGCGACGGGGCCGCGCACTTCCTCGAAGTCACGGGCGGCCTGCTCACTTCTTACGACGAAGACGGCCTGCTCGACATCGAAGTATTCGAGGCCAGCGAGGCCCTGGCCAACGGCGAGGTGCTGAGCCTGGAGGAGAAATTCCTGGCCGGCGAAGGCCAGAACATCACCCCCGCCCGCTACGATGCAGACCCCGCCGAGCGCCAGCGCATCTCGAACGAGGTGAAGGCCGTGCTGCACCGCGTGGCCGAAGTGCTCGATATTCAGGGCTACGCCCGGATTGACGCCTTCGTGCGCGTGCGCCAGGAGGGCGAGGTGGAGGTGCTCATCATCGAGGTAAATTCACTGCCCGGCATGACGCCCGCCACCTGCATCTTCCACCAGACGGCCCTGGCCGGCTACACGCCTTATCAGTTCATCGACCGGATTCTGGAGTTCGGCAAGGCGCGGGCGGCCCGGGTTAGCTGA
- a CDS encoding phosphoglycerate kinase, whose product MNTLDTYNFAGKRAVMRVDFNVPLDKDLRITDDTRIRMATRSVMKILNDGGSVVLLSHLGRPKGGYEQKFSLEALMARLSQEYGREVQFGGDVLGAEGAQKAAALQPGEVLLMDNVRFYKEEEAGDPVFAAKLATLGNVYVNDAFGTAHRAHASTAVMANSFAAQDRVGGYLLQSEIDNAQKVLENAERPFTAIMGGAKISDKILIIEKLLDKVDNLLIGGGMAYTFAVAENGHVGSSLLEADKVDLARQLIQKAKDKGVNLMLPADSLIADKFANDANVDVASNLSIPDGWMGLDLGPESREAFAAVIRNSKTILWNGPMGVFEMSNFSLGTEYVAQAIAEATAAGAYSLIGGGDSAAAVQQLGFGDQVSYISTGGGALLEYMEGKELPGVTALG is encoded by the coding sequence ATGAACACCCTCGATACCTACAACTTCGCCGGCAAGCGCGCCGTGATGCGCGTCGATTTCAACGTGCCCCTTGATAAGGACCTGCGCATCACCGATGACACGCGCATCCGCATGGCCACCCGCTCGGTGATGAAAATCCTGAACGATGGCGGCTCCGTGGTGCTGCTTTCGCACCTGGGCCGGCCCAAGGGCGGTTACGAGCAGAAGTTTTCGCTCGAAGCCCTCATGGCGCGTCTCTCGCAGGAATACGGCCGCGAAGTGCAGTTTGGTGGCGACGTGCTTGGGGCCGAAGGCGCCCAGAAAGCGGCCGCTCTGCAGCCCGGCGAAGTGCTGCTCATGGACAACGTGCGCTTCTATAAGGAGGAGGAAGCCGGCGACCCGGTCTTCGCCGCCAAGCTGGCCACCCTGGGCAATGTGTACGTGAATGATGCCTTTGGCACCGCGCACCGCGCCCACGCCTCCACGGCCGTGATGGCCAATTCCTTTGCTGCGCAGGACCGTGTGGGCGGCTACCTGCTGCAATCCGAAATCGACAACGCCCAGAAGGTGCTCGAAAATGCCGAGCGGCCCTTCACCGCCATCATGGGCGGGGCCAAGATTTCAGACAAGATTCTCATCATCGAAAAACTGCTCGATAAGGTTGACAACCTGCTCATCGGCGGCGGTATGGCCTACACGTTTGCCGTGGCCGAGAATGGCCACGTCGGCAGCTCGCTGCTGGAAGCCGACAAAGTGGACCTGGCCCGCCAGCTCATCCAGAAGGCCAAAGACAAGGGCGTGAACCTGATGCTGCCCGCCGACTCGCTCATCGCCGATAAATTCGCCAACGATGCCAACGTGGACGTGGCCAGCAACCTCAGCATCCCCGACGGCTGGATGGGCCTCGACCTCGGTCCCGAAAGCCGCGAAGCCTTCGCCGCAGTTATTCGCAACAGCAAAACTATCCTCTGGAACGGCCCGATGGGTGTGTTCGAAATGAGCAACTTCTCGCTCGGCACCGAGTACGTGGCCCAGGCCATTGCCGAGGCCACGGCGGCCGGCGCCTACTCGCTCATCGGCGGCGGCGACTCGGCGGCGGCCGTGCAGCAGCTTGGTTTTGGCGACCAGGTGAGCTACATCAGCACCGGCGGCGGCGCGCTGCTGGAGTACATGGAAGGCAAGGAGCTGCCCGGCGTAACGGCGCTGGGTTAG